A genomic stretch from Chroogloeocystis siderophila 5.2 s.c.1 includes:
- a CDS encoding Na(+)/H(+) antiporter subunit B, with product MKWVYIAAGIAMFVKMLLIPNPTLNLTDVSIVELVVQDSGVPNAVSGIIFRNRLYDTIFEVVVFTIAILGAYYLLANEKPTTTIYQFTDQPSIVLARLGATITALVSIELAIRGHLSPGGGFAAGVAGGTAIGLVAITSPSVWMQALYKRWHAATWEKISVLIFIALAVVTLSGIELSHGQLGTLVSGGAIPLLNILVAVKVALGSWAAILLFIRYRGLL from the coding sequence ATGAAGTGGGTCTACATTGCGGCGGGAATTGCAATGTTTGTCAAAATGCTGCTCATTCCTAATCCAACACTCAACTTAACAGATGTCTCGATTGTTGAATTAGTTGTGCAAGATAGTGGAGTACCCAATGCAGTATCCGGTATTATTTTCCGCAATCGCTTGTATGACACGATTTTTGAGGTTGTTGTATTTACAATCGCAATCTTGGGCGCTTATTATCTGCTCGCTAACGAAAAGCCAACAACGACGATCTATCAATTTACAGATCAACCATCAATCGTGCTGGCGCGTCTAGGTGCAACGATTACGGCATTAGTAAGTATCGAACTCGCAATTCGCGGGCATTTAAGTCCTGGCGGTGGTTTTGCTGCTGGCGTGGCAGGGGGAACCGCGATCGGTCTTGTAGCGATTACCTCACCCTCAGTGTGGATGCAGGCACTCTACAAACGCTGGCACGCTGCTACGTGGGAAAAAATTTCCGTCTTGATTTTTATTGCACTAGCAGTTGTTACACTCAGCGGAATCGAATTATCACACGGACAGTTAGGCACACTTGTCAGTGGTGGGGCAATTCCTTTACTCAATATTCTAGTCGCCGTTAAAGTCGCGTTGGGTTCTTGGGCAGCTATTTTACTGTTTATTCGTTATCGTGGATTATTGTAA
- a CDS encoding DUF4040 domain-containing protein, translated as MNDFYIYAIAALLPLSAFMLVFQVNPYHALVIRGILGAIAALVYAVLGAADVALTEALVGTMLAITLYAVAVRSSLVMRLGVLKDESSAAEGNRFGQLLDQLRTILRKHHMRLEVFPYTDMQALEQALVDKEVHTTCVLRSPSQAPPYHTVTRVQRLYEIMQTELASPETSLTYVNPLDAKENHS; from the coding sequence ATGAATGATTTCTATATCTATGCGATCGCGGCTTTGTTGCCATTGAGTGCCTTTATGTTGGTATTTCAAGTCAATCCATACCACGCTTTAGTGATTCGCGGCATCTTGGGAGCAATCGCCGCGTTGGTATATGCAGTTTTAGGTGCGGCGGATGTGGCTTTAACTGAAGCGTTAGTCGGTACTATGCTGGCAATTACGCTTTATGCAGTTGCAGTACGTTCATCGCTCGTTATGCGGCTTGGTGTTCTCAAGGATGAGTCGAGTGCCGCCGAGGGCAATCGGTTTGGGCAACTTCTCGATCAGTTACGCACAATTTTGCGCAAACATCATATGCGGCTGGAAGTGTTTCCCTACACTGATATGCAGGCTTTAGAGCAAGCACTGGTTGACAAAGAAGTTCATACAACGTGCGTTTTGCGATCGCCTTCTCAGGCGCCACCTTATCACACTGTCACCAGAGTTCAACGCCTCTACGAAATTATGCAAACCGAACTCGCATCGCCAGAGACAAGCCTCACTTATGTCAATCCATTAGACGCAAAGGAGAATCATTCATGA
- a CDS encoding monovalent cation/H(+) antiporter subunit G has translation MIDLLSYICLGIGIVFWFWGTSHLLGRRSILFKLHSLSVADTLGSMSIIFGLLLKIPSEWPLLILAIISLAIWNTVLGYVLAYCSSSGDSYE, from the coding sequence ATGATTGACTTATTGAGTTATATATGCCTTGGCATAGGAATTGTTTTTTGGTTTTGGGGAACCTCGCACCTATTGGGCAGGCGCTCAATATTGTTCAAATTGCATAGCCTTTCGGTTGCAGATACGCTGGGTTCTATGAGTATCATCTTCGGACTACTATTGAAAATTCCCAGTGAATGGCCATTGTTGATCCTGGCGATTATCTCCTTAGCAATTTGGAACACGGTGCTGGGATACGTGCTGGCATACTGTTCGAGTAGCGGAGATAGCTATGAATGA
- a CDS encoding Na+/H+ antiporter subunit E yields MTGYLNLILRLAIWFLLTANFSAVNIIIGISVALLLPHSHKSRAALKDWLRALWEIVMALPQAYIEAVEIMFRPHTQEVVTMERVPPRRTPGLIFLDIFLITFTPKTIVLKYHEDGWYEVHRVQRRKKT; encoded by the coding sequence ATGACAGGATATCTCAATCTGATTTTACGACTCGCTATCTGGTTTTTACTCACCGCTAATTTCAGCGCGGTCAACATCATCATCGGTATTAGCGTCGCGCTGCTATTGCCTCACAGCCACAAATCTCGCGCCGCATTAAAAGATTGGCTGCGGGCGCTTTGGGAGATTGTTATGGCGCTTCCACAGGCTTATATTGAGGCAGTTGAAATTATGTTCCGCCCGCATACCCAAGAAGTGGTGACGATGGAACGAGTTCCACCACGCCGGACACCAGGACTAATCTTTCTAGATATTTTTCTGATCACCTTTACGCCGAAAACGATTGTCTTGAAATACCACGAAGACGGCTGGTACGAAGTTCACCGCGTACAACGGAGGAAAAAAACATGA
- a CDS encoding cation:proton antiporter, with translation MNTLTIAWIALPLFIGFVIYLIPKLDRYLTLGVTLVSMGYALQVLIAQSPLTLQLLDNFGVTLQVDQLSGYFILTNALVATAVTLYCWHTDKTAFFYMQIAILHGSLNAVFVCADFISLYVALEVIGIAAFLLIAYPRTERSLWVALRYLFVSNTAMLFYLVGAVLVYQTHHSFAFGGLRGAPTEALALIFLGLLTKGGVFVSGLWLPLTHSESESPVSAMLSGVVVKAGVFPLVRCALILDEVDAIVRIFGVGAALLGVFYAILEKDTKRTLALSTVSQLGWILVAPSAGGFYALAHGVAKSTLFLIAGTLPSRNFKELQQKPLNTGLWVALVMASLSISGFPLFVGFAAKILTLKDLSPIYMIAMNLGATGTAIVYAKFIFLPRGGSDKIRFGLWLAIVPLIAALAIANVAYYQAYTVANIMKVLAIIAAGWIAYLLVFRRLELRLPRVLEQFEHLIGGMSLMLILLFWMVFT, from the coding sequence ATAAATACCTTAACGATCGCCTGGATTGCCTTACCATTATTTATCGGGTTTGTCATTTATCTTATCCCCAAACTTGACCGTTACCTTACACTGGGTGTAACGCTAGTTTCGATGGGATATGCGTTACAAGTCTTGATAGCGCAGTCGCCGCTGACACTGCAATTACTCGATAACTTCGGTGTCACGTTGCAAGTCGATCAGCTAAGTGGGTACTTTATCTTAACCAATGCACTCGTTGCGACGGCAGTTACTCTCTACTGTTGGCACACCGATAAGACAGCTTTTTTTTATATGCAAATTGCTATTCTGCATGGCAGCCTGAATGCGGTGTTTGTCTGTGCAGATTTTATCAGTTTGTATGTAGCACTAGAGGTGATCGGGATTGCGGCGTTTTTGTTAATTGCCTATCCTCGAACTGAGCGATCGCTATGGGTAGCTTTGCGCTATCTGTTTGTCAGCAACACGGCAATGCTATTTTATCTAGTCGGCGCGGTACTTGTTTATCAAACACATCATTCGTTTGCGTTTGGGGGTTTGCGGGGCGCCCCAACCGAAGCACTCGCGTTGATCTTTCTGGGACTCTTGACAAAAGGTGGAGTTTTTGTATCTGGGTTGTGGCTACCGCTAACACATTCTGAATCCGAATCGCCAGTTTCCGCGATGCTATCGGGAGTTGTCGTTAAAGCAGGTGTGTTTCCGCTGGTACGGTGCGCGCTGATTTTGGATGAAGTGGATGCGATCGTTCGAATTTTTGGCGTTGGGGCGGCGCTCCTTGGCGTGTTTTATGCAATCTTAGAAAAAGACACAAAGCGGACGCTGGCGTTGAGTACAGTTTCCCAGTTGGGCTGGATACTTGTTGCACCGAGTGCGGGGGGGTTTTATGCGCTGGCGCACGGGGTAGCTAAATCTACGTTATTTTTAATCGCAGGGACTTTACCTAGCCGCAACTTTAAGGAACTTCAACAAAAACCACTAAATACTGGTTTGTGGGTTGCTTTGGTAATGGCGAGTCTTTCAATTTCGGGATTTCCCTTATTCGTTGGTTTTGCGGCGAAGATCCTCACGTTGAAAGATCTGTCACCCATCTATATGATCGCGATGAATCTTGGTGCCACCGGAACAGCGATCGTCTACGCTAAATTTATCTTTCTGCCGCGTGGAGGTAGCGACAAAATCCGCTTTGGTTTGTGGTTAGCAATAGTACCGCTAATCGCAGCGCTGGCGATCGCCAATGTTGCGTACTACCAAGCATATACCGTCGCGAATATCATGAAAGTCCTCGCGATTATTGCTGCTGGCTGGATTGCATATCTTCTCGTTTTTCGACGCTTAGAACTCAGGCTACCGCGCGTACTTGAACAATTTGAGCATTTGATTGGTGGTATGAGTCTGATGTTGATTCTACTGTTTTGGATGGTATTTACATGA